Sequence from the Clostridium botulinum genome:
AAAAAAGAATTATATGAGGTATAGAAAATGAAGAAAAGAAAAATAGTAAACCTAGAAAAGATGTCATCATCAAAATTTTTAAATATGTATAAAATACAATACAAAAATAAATTAGGCAATATAAAGGAATGGATTGTTGCCTCTAGAAAAAGTGAAGAAATTTTAAAAGATCGTTATTTAAATGGTACAGAAGACAAAATTGATGGGGTAGTTATAGCAGCTTTTCATAAAGATAAAAAAAAGCTAGTTATAATAAAGCAATATAGAGTTCCGATAAATGATTATGTTTATGAATTGGTAGCAGGTCTTGTAGATAATAATGATGATATAAAGAGTACTGTTGAAAGAGAATTAAAAGAAGAAACGGGATTAAGACTTTTAGAGATAACTGAAAAAGGAAATAATAAACTATATATATCACCAGGAATGACCGATGAAGCATTAGCATTTGTTTATTGCACATGTGATGGTGATTTTTCAAAAGATTATCTAGAAGAAGATGAAGATATAGAAGCAATGCTTGTATCTCAAGAAGAGGCAAAAAAAATTATAAAAAGTAAAAATAATATAGATGTGAAGTGCTTTTTAATTCTACAAAGTTTTGCAGAATTAGGAGAAAAAATGTTTATATAAAAATAGTGACTTAATGGAAGGTTACATAGTATTTATTATAATATGAAATAATATTATATTCTAGTAGAATGCTAAGGTTAAAATAGAAGCATAAAAAATGCAGGAGCTTTTTACTCCTGCATTTTTATTTTATATATTAATGAATAAAACCTTGGATTAAGAAGTAAATAAGGAAGATAGCAGATGTTACACACATAGTAACTGATAAATCTTTCTTCTTATTACTAAATAATTTACATATAGGATATAAAATAAATCCAAAGGCTATTCCATCTACAATACTATAAGTTAATGGAATTAAAATTACCACTATAAATGCTGGTATTAACTCTGTTAAATCATCAAAGTCTAAATGTTTTAAATTTTGGAACATTAAACTTCCTATGATAATAAGAATTGGAGCTAATGCTGCATTTGGAATTATTGATATAAATGGTATGAAGAATAATGAAACTAAAAATAATAATCCAGTTATTATTGATGTTAATCCAGTTCTTCCACCAGCTGCAATACCAGCTGCTCCTTCAACAGTAGAAACAGGAGGACAAGTTCCTAAAAATCCATATGCAATAACAGAGAATCCTACTGATGTTAAAGCTTTTCCAGATTTTTCAGGAGCCTTTAACATTCCATTTACTTGACCGTGCAATAATCCTATATTTTCAAATACTAAAACTAATGTTAATGAAAATGTAGAAATCCAAAAATTTGGAGTTAATATAGCACTAAAGTCAGGATTAAAGAATATATCTTTATATGCTCCGAAGTTAGGAAGAGAAAATGTAAGATTACTTAAATCTACAATTCCCATAAATATAGAAATAATTGTACCTACGATAATTGAAATCAAGAATGCACCAGGTACATTTCTAATAAATAATATTAATGTAATAATCATAATAATTATGAATGCGATAACTTCAGGACTAGTTATGTCTCCAAGCTTTAATAAATTAGAAGGATCAGATACTATAAGACCTGATTTTGCTAATCCAATAAGTGTAATAAAAAGTCCAATACCAACTGTAATAGCTTCCTTTAAATTATTTGGAATAGCTTCTGTAATTGTTTTAGCAAGTGGAGTAAGTGCAACTATTGTTAATAAAATTCCTGATACTATTACTGCTGCTAGTGCTTGATAAAATGTAAGATCTAAAGTCTTTACAACAGTATAAGTAAATAGTGCATTGATTCCCATACCGGGCATAATGATTAGAGGAGCGTTACTAACAAAACCGACTATAAGACATCCTATTAATGAAGATAAAACTGTTGCTATAATTAATGGTTCTAAAGGTATGCCTGAATCACTTAATATGCTAGAGTTTACAATAATTATATAAACAGCAGCAAAAAATGATGTAAGTGCGGCTATAGTCTCCCTCCTTACTGTAGAATTGTGTTCTTTTAATTTAAAAAATTTATTCATCCTTTCGACCAACTTTCAAAAACTCCCTCGCCCACCCGCACAAAAAGTGCAAGTTTATTATATCATCCATAATAAAAAATTCAATATAAATGTATATTGAAAATATTTTTTTGGTAGACTAAAAAGTTATTTTAATATATAAATTTTCATATAATTTAATAATTTCTTATTTCTATGTTGTGTAAAATAAGAAATTATGAAAATAATAGTAAAATTTTTAGAAAAATGTATAATTTTCAGAAAAACATAAAACTTTTAATAATTTAATTTATATTATATTAAATTAATGATAATAAAAGTTTTTAATAAATTAAATTATTAAATATTTTCAATATATATGTTTAATATGTTAAGAGGTTATAAATATGTTTGTTTAAAATAATATTTTATAACTATTATGTGCATTTAATATTAAAATTACTTAAATATTATATTTGTATTTAAAAAGTAAATTAGAAAGATTCATCTAAAAATAAGAATAGTTAAGAAGAACAAAAATAAATAGAAAAAATAGTTTTTTAAAATAAATATACACATTAAAAATAATTTAAATTAGAGCAATACTATGTAACACAAATAAGTTTTCATTTGTTAATTACCACAACATAAAGTTAAAATTAAATATTATTGATTAATTTTTAAGTTTAAGTGATATAATTCTAATAGATTACAAAATAAGAATTATTAAGCAAAGAAGGGTTTAAATAGTGGGACTTGATTTAGAAAAAATAAAAGACTTTAATTTGATGTTAAATTCCTTGTG
This genomic interval carries:
- a CDS encoding NUDIX hydrolase, translating into MKKRKIVNLEKMSSSKFLNMYKIQYKNKLGNIKEWIVASRKSEEILKDRYLNGTEDKIDGVVIAAFHKDKKKLVIIKQYRVPINDYVYELVAGLVDNNDDIKSTVERELKEETGLRLLEITEKGNNKLYISPGMTDEALAFVYCTCDGDFSKDYLEEDEDIEAMLVSQEEAKKIIKSKNNIDVKCFLILQSFAELGEKMFI
- a CDS encoding NCS2 family permease, with amino-acid sequence MNKFFKLKEHNSTVRRETIAALTSFFAAVYIIIVNSSILSDSGIPLEPLIIATVLSSLIGCLIVGFVSNAPLIIMPGMGINALFTYTVVKTLDLTFYQALAAVIVSGILLTIVALTPLAKTITEAIPNNLKEAITVGIGLFITLIGLAKSGLIVSDPSNLLKLGDITSPEVIAFIIIMIITLILFIRNVPGAFLISIIVGTIISIFMGIVDLSNLTFSLPNFGAYKDIFFNPDFSAILTPNFWISTFSLTLVLVFENIGLLHGQVNGMLKAPEKSGKALTSVGFSVIAYGFLGTCPPVSTVEGAAGIAAGGRTGLTSIITGLLFLVSLFFIPFISIIPNAALAPILIIIGSLMFQNLKHLDFDDLTELIPAFIVVILIPLTYSIVDGIAFGFILYPICKLFSNKKKDLSVTMCVTSAIFLIYFLIQGFIH